aattaccttttaaaagaccctatctccaaatatagtcacctATTGAgacattgggggttaggatttcaacataccaATTTTGTTGGGGCCACAGGTCAGCCCATAACACTCTCTTCTTCCACAACAAGGAAAGAATGCTTATGTATCTCCATGTTTTCTTTGTCACTCTCCATTAGGTGAGGACAAGCAGGAGCTCTTGGGTGTGCCCTCAGAAGTCTGCTATCAGTTCTCACCGAGCCAACTCTGAGAATGGGGATATCCACCCGGGAGCTGTTTCTCAACTTCACTATTGTCCTGATCACCGTTATTCTTATGTGGCTCCTTGTGAGGTCCTATCAGTACTGAGAAGCCATGTCATGCTCCTGGGATTGACTGCAACTCTCCAGAGCTGCTGCTCTGAGCTCCCACTGCTGTCATGGGATGCTTTTCTCAGCACCCCAGGGCATTTCTGACCCACACTCACAATATCTGAGGTGCCTCCAGTGTTAGGATTGATTGTGTGTACTCTAAAGATGCTGCTTGCAAGCGCTGCCAAGTATTTGCCAGTGAGCATTAGATTTATTCCTCAACTCTTACTGCAAATGTGTTAGACAAGCCACAaggttaaaattaaatgattcatgaTGGTGTAGAATTGTAACAAGCCCCTGATCTGTCTTACCACACAGCCCTTCCACCCACACTGTCTGCAACCAAACGCTAAATCAACTCAccagaagaaagaaatgttagaGGAAGTCATTGTCAACCCCTGTAGCTATCATGTGAATAAAGTTAAGTCAACCACAAAATGACTTTTGGAATTTATTTCAGCTTCTATTTGTGATACTGCATTTGACCCTTGGCTGGGATTGAAGTGACAAATGTTACAGTATTTCTAGCATTTGAGATAAGCCAAGATTTCCAACTGCTAAGGATTTGAAACCAAGTCAATTAAGATTTGTCACATTTCAAATAATTCTGTTGATTCAGTGTTCCTCAAACTTTCCCACTAAACGAGCctccagggcagagagagaatagaTTTCACTAGGAGGTCTGGGGCATAGTTTCAAGGGTCCACTGAAAGCACACAATTTCCTTgaagttttgcattttatctttaaaaaatcacaaaaaatgtatattgtaCTCTATAACACccctttgttttaaatatttacaattatgtGCCACCAAGTAAAAGCAGGACATGAATCACATCTCTAAGAGTAGCATATTCCAGTTTGCTTATCATGGGTCGTTATGCACGTAGAGCTAGTCATTAATAAACTGCAGTTAGAGCAAGGAGGAAAATCGGAAATACAActttacatatgtgtgtatgaaaTAGATGTTTCTTAAACACGTTGCTAGGATGCCCCATACTAGAGAGACCACACTTGTTCCTTGTGCTACTTCTGGGGATACCACAGAGAAAAGGAACATTGATAAACCTCATCTTTCAGAGCTCCCTCATGGAGGTGAGGCCCTCCTGGCCGAGAATTCAGCCCATCTCTGAGGCAATGCCTGCCTCACCTTGTGGTTCTCAGCCCTGGCCGCAACAGCGTATGTCCTCAGGGgtgattttacaaaatatttacgCGAGGTCCTCTTCAGACCAATTAATAAAAACCTCAGGGGGTAGAGCCCAAGCATCTACATTTCCCCATATTCCTCTAGCTGAGTTATTACTGGTGTTTCCCTTACTCTAAGGAGACCTCAGAGAATCTACTactgtttgtgtatgtgtttgagAAGGTGTGTGTATGGTGGTGGAGAGGGAGGTGGACAAAATGAGTGACAACAGTCCCTTCACCTGAGTCAGTAATGGTGCCAACATTTACAATAGGTGCCATTTATTGAGTCTCCTATCTATAACACTTTCCATATGTCACACCATTTAGTAGATGTGGTAGCTGAGGATCGCAGATCTCACTAGCCAAATATAAGGGGTGAAGGTAGGATGACAGAAGTATCGTGTTCATCTTTGTTGGGACTGCAAACAAATCATGCTTTATTATAGATCTCCAAACCATTTGATTGCAAGTTTTACCCTCACATTCTTTAGCATTCTAAAACATCAGGCTAATGAGATAAAGGTAACAGTTTTAATTCTCTTTGTAATTTCTCTGCTTGTCAATCCTCATCtgcttttctc
This window of the Canis lupus dingo isolate Sandy chromosome 5, ASM325472v2, whole genome shotgun sequence genome carries:
- the SLN gene encoding sarcolipin isoform X1, coding for MLDSPVSNDTRTLLILQEVQTTLGPAQSPGVQRARETSGSGSLSWREREEAYCSQVRTSRSSWVCPQKSAISSHRANSENGDIHPGAVSQLHYCPDHRYSYVAPCEVLSVLRSHVMLLGLTATLQSCCSELPLLSWDAFLSTPGHF
- the SLN gene encoding sarcolipin isoform X2 — its product is MGISTRELFLNFTIVLITVILMWLLVRSYQY